One window from the genome of [Clostridium] celerecrescens 18A encodes:
- a CDS encoding ABC transporter permease, with amino-acid sequence MIDYSFIVDFLFMWIRVATPILLTSLGAVICERTGVVNLGLDGIMLISALFGVLGSAWGGNLFWGLAAGVGAALIVSGVFAYFHLMLKANAVLCGTAVNTIAGGLTVFVLQLATGEKGSSSSLKSFSFPAVNIPIIKEIPVLGDILSGHNVITYFAFLMVIVISVFLYRTPMGLRMRAVGENPSAASSVGQNVVKIRFLAILLCGVMAGMGGMYLSMGYLSMFTRDMVAGRGFIALAACAMGQANPVGALISSMVFSFFDGLSNILQLLQIPSEFVQMLPYGATILGLTVYSIQKQRQKNMKNKEIQQNVIK; translated from the coding sequence ATGATTGATTATTCATTTATCGTTGATTTCCTTTTTATGTGGATTCGTGTGGCAACTCCTATTTTACTTACTTCTTTGGGCGCAGTGATCTGCGAAAGAACGGGAGTGGTCAATCTTGGATTAGATGGGATCATGCTCATTTCGGCTCTCTTTGGTGTTCTGGGAAGTGCATGGGGAGGTAATCTGTTTTGGGGGCTTGCGGCAGGTGTTGGTGCGGCCTTAATTGTAAGCGGAGTTTTCGCATACTTCCATCTGATGTTAAAGGCTAACGCTGTTTTGTGCGGTACGGCAGTTAACACCATAGCCGGCGGGCTTACGGTCTTTGTGCTCCAGCTTGCAACAGGGGAAAAAGGGTCCAGTTCATCCTTAAAGAGCTTTAGCTTTCCCGCAGTCAACATCCCTATTATAAAGGAAATTCCTGTACTTGGAGATATTTTATCCGGCCACAATGTGATCACCTACTTCGCCTTTCTCATGGTGATTGTGATCTCAGTCTTTTTATACCGTACCCCGATGGGACTTCGTATGAGGGCCGTAGGGGAAAATCCCAGCGCAGCTTCCAGCGTAGGGCAGAATGTAGTTAAGATCCGGTTTCTGGCTATTTTATTATGCGGTGTTATGGCGGGAATGGGAGGAATGTATTTATCCATGGGTTACTTATCCATGTTTACCAGGGATATGGTAGCCGGGCGCGGGTTTATCGCTCTTGCGGCCTGTGCCATGGGACAGGCAAACCCGGTGGGAGCCTTAATCTCTTCCATGGTATTTTCCTTCTTTGACGGCCTTTCCAATATCCTGCAGCTTTTGCAGATTCCATCAGAATTTGTACAGATGCTGCCTTACGGGGCGACCATTTTAGGTCTGACCGTTTACTCCATTCAAAAGCAACGGCAAAAAAATATGAAAAATAAGGAGATACAGCAAAATGTCATTAAATAA
- the rfbH gene encoding lipopolysaccharide biosynthesis protein RfbH — MFENKTEKMAREEILSLVKEYCSTYHNQKDPFKEGDRISYASRVYDHQEMVNLVDSSLEFWLTSGRYTDEFEKKLAEYLKVRFCSLVNSGSSANLLAFMTLTSPLLKERQIKRGDEVITVAAGFPTTVTPMIQYGAVPVFVDVTIPQYNIDVNMLEAALSEKTKAVMIAHTLGNPFDLSAVKAFCDKHQLWLVEDNCDALGTTYTINGEERFSGTIGDIGTSSFYPPHHMTMGEGGAVYTNNSLLNKIIRSFRDWGRDCVCPSGRDNLCGHRFDRQYGELPVGYDHKYVYSHFGYNLKATDMQAAIGCAQLDKFPSFVERRRHNFDRLHKGLEEVSHKLILPEACPDSKPSWFGFLITCKEGVSRNQVVQYVESRGVQTRMLFAGNLTKHPCFDQMRASGEGYRIAQRLTNTDRIMEDTFWVGVYPGMTDEMIDYMAKTIKEALSQ; from the coding sequence ATGTTTGAGAACAAGACAGAAAAAATGGCGCGGGAGGAGATCCTTTCTCTGGTAAAGGAATACTGCAGCACCTACCACAATCAGAAAGATCCGTTTAAAGAAGGAGACCGCATTTCATATGCCTCCCGTGTGTACGATCATCAGGAAATGGTGAACCTGGTAGACAGCTCTCTGGAGTTCTGGCTTACATCCGGGCGGTATACCGATGAATTCGAAAAAAAGCTGGCGGAATATTTAAAAGTCAGGTTCTGCTCCCTTGTGAATTCCGGTTCATCAGCGAATCTGCTGGCATTTATGACCCTTACATCACCGCTTTTAAAGGAACGCCAGATAAAGCGCGGTGATGAAGTGATCACAGTAGCAGCCGGATTTCCAACCACTGTGACTCCAATGATCCAGTATGGTGCCGTTCCCGTATTTGTGGACGTTACCATACCCCAATATAACATTGATGTGAATATGCTTGAGGCTGCGCTCTCAGAAAAGACTAAGGCTGTTATGATCGCCCATACCCTGGGAAATCCCTTTGACCTTTCTGCTGTTAAGGCATTTTGCGACAAGCATCAGCTGTGGCTCGTAGAAGATAATTGCGATGCCCTTGGAACAACTTACACCATAAACGGGGAAGAGCGTTTCTCCGGAACCATCGGTGATATAGGAACTTCAAGCTTTTATCCGCCTCACCATATGACAATGGGAGAGGGCGGTGCGGTTTATACAAATAACTCACTGTTAAATAAAATAATCCGCTCATTCCGTGATTGGGGCCGGGATTGTGTGTGTCCTTCCGGGCGTGACAACTTATGCGGACACCGGTTTGACCGCCAGTACGGCGAGCTTCCGGTAGGTTATGACCATAAATATGTTTATTCCCATTTTGGCTACAATTTAAAAGCCACTGACATGCAGGCAGCTATCGGTTGTGCCCAGCTTGATAAGTTTCCATCCTTTGTAGAGAGGCGGCGTCATAATTTTGATCGTCTTCATAAGGGCCTGGAAGAGGTTTCTCACAAGCTGATCCTTCCGGAGGCATGTCCGGACTCCAAGCCAAGCTGGTTCGGCTTTTTAATAACCTGCAAAGAAGGAGTGAGCCGGAATCAGGTGGTACAGTATGTGGAATCGAGAGGCGTTCAGACAAGAATGCTCTTTGCCGGTAATTTGACAAAGCACCCATGCTTTGACCAGATGAGAGCGTCCGGGGAAGGATACCGGATCGCCCAGCGGCTGACCAATACCGACCGGATCATGGAAGATACCTTCTG
- the rfbG gene encoding CDP-glucose 4,6-dehydratase, which translates to MTSWTSIKWSEFCDFYKGKKVLITGHTGFKGSWLSRLLVNAGASVTGYSLMPSTDPNLFEVIGLSKTVNSIIGDIRDLEHLKKVFLQEEPEIVFHLAAQPIVRDSYKDPVYTYETNVMGTVNILECIRLTPSVKSFLNVTTDKVYENKEWEYGYRENDPLDGYDPYSNSKSCSELVTHSYAKSFFSDGRVAISTSRAGNVIGGGDFANDRIIPDCIRAAEAGHDIIVRNPHSTRPYQHVLEPLAIYMTIAMKQYKDSKIQGYYNVGPDDRDCVTTGELADLFCEAWGKGIKWIDKFEGGPHEANFLKLDCSKIKRVFDWRPRYEVKEAVEKTVKWTKAYLEEADMLTYMDMQIKEFFN; encoded by the coding sequence ATGACAAGCTGGACAAGTATTAAGTGGAGTGAATTCTGCGATTTTTATAAAGGAAAAAAGGTTCTGATCACAGGGCATACAGGCTTTAAGGGAAGCTGGCTCAGCCGGCTCCTTGTAAATGCCGGTGCATCGGTGACGGGGTATTCCCTGATGCCTTCCACTGACCCGAACCTGTTTGAAGTAATTGGGCTTTCTAAAACCGTTAATTCCATAATCGGGGACATCCGGGATTTGGAGCATCTAAAAAAGGTATTTTTACAGGAGGAGCCGGAAATCGTGTTTCACCTGGCCGCCCAGCCAATTGTCAGGGACTCCTATAAGGATCCGGTCTACACCTATGAGACGAACGTCATGGGTACGGTCAACATACTGGAATGCATTCGCCTGACCCCTTCGGTCAAATCCTTTTTAAATGTTACAACGGATAAAGTGTATGAAAATAAGGAATGGGAGTACGGATACCGGGAAAACGATCCATTAGACGGCTATGATCCTTATTCCAACAGCAAATCATGTTCTGAACTGGTGACCCACAGCTATGCCAAGTCCTTTTTTTCCGACGGACGTGTAGCCATATCCACATCCCGTGCCGGCAATGTGATCGGAGGCGGAGATTTTGCCAATGACAGAATCATTCCGGACTGCATTCGGGCAGCAGAGGCAGGGCACGACATCATCGTGAGAAATCCCCATTCAACAAGGCCGTATCAGCATGTGCTGGAGCCTCTGGCCATTTATATGACGATTGCGATGAAGCAGTATAAGGATTCTAAGATCCAGGGATATTATAACGTAGGACCGGATGACAGAGACTGCGTGACCACAGGTGAGCTGGCGGATCTGTTCTGCGAGGCCTGGGGGAAGGGAATAAAGTGGATAGACAAGTTTGAAGGAGGCCCTCATGAAGCCAACTTCTTAAAGCTGGACTGTTCCAAGATCAAAAGGGTTTTTGACTGGCGTCCCAGATATGAGGTAAAGGAAGCTGTGGAAAAAACCGTGAAATGGACTAAGGCCTATTTGGAAGAAGCAGACATGCTTACGTACATGGACATGCAGATAAAAGAATTTTTCAATTAA
- a CDS encoding nucleoside hydrolase translates to MKHIIVDCDTGIDDSIAILYALKNKKLYVEGFTTVYGNTSSMQAAENTLRLIKLAECGYDVPVIVGANQSMTGIAEPYPIHIHGDNGIGNVELPESEQKPLNEKASDFIIRKAEELRGDLTIVALGRLTNIAAALEKDPRLPHKIKHLVIMGGAFHKPGNISAYAEANIYGDAKAADLVFRAGFPATVVGLDVTMETFISAQDISLLGKYCREENRKIVQYMQSALEYYFQFSNQSMGCQERCVVHDPLAMVIAGDPSIGEYRMVRAAVEYENEEFRGMIKRDEDFIPVYDHDEIQYCVRVDSDLAVRKLLSVF, encoded by the coding sequence ATGAAACATATTATAGTGGATTGCGATACGGGTATCGATGATTCAATAGCCATATTATATGCCTTAAAAAATAAAAAGCTTTATGTAGAGGGTTTTACCACTGTGTACGGAAACACATCCTCCATGCAGGCGGCGGAAAACACACTGCGGCTAATTAAACTGGCTGAATGCGGCTATGACGTTCCGGTAATCGTGGGGGCAAACCAGAGCATGACTGGTATCGCAGAGCCTTACCCCATTCATATTCATGGAGACAATGGGATCGGCAACGTTGAATTGCCGGAATCAGAGCAAAAGCCTTTGAACGAGAAGGCTTCGGACTTTATTATAAGAAAGGCGGAGGAACTTCGCGGGGATTTAACCATTGTTGCCTTGGGACGTCTGACTAATATAGCCGCAGCTCTGGAAAAGGATCCAAGGCTTCCACATAAAATTAAGCATTTGGTAATCATGGGAGGAGCCTTCCATAAGCCTGGCAATATCAGCGCATATGCGGAAGCGAATATATATGGGGATGCGAAAGCCGCGGATCTTGTATTCCGGGCAGGCTTTCCCGCGACCGTGGTAGGTCTTGATGTTACAATGGAAACATTTATATCCGCTCAGGATATTTCCCTGCTGGGCAAGTATTGCAGGGAAGAGAACCGGAAGATTGTACAGTATATGCAGTCCGCGCTGGAATACTATTTCCAGTTCAGCAACCAATCCATGGGGTGTCAGGAGCGGTGCGTGGTTCATGATCCGCTGGCCATGGTGATTGCCGGGGATCCGTCAATCGGTGAGTACCGTATGGTAAGAGCTGCGGTAGAGTATGAAAATGAAGAGTTCCGGGGCATGATTAAGAGAGATGAAGATTTTATTCCGGTGTATGATCATGATGAAATCCAATACTGTGTCCGTGTGGATTCCGATCTGGCGGTCAGGAAGCTGCTGTCAGTATTTTAA
- a CDS encoding nucleoside phosphorylase: protein MSLNKDEKTLGKRQYHIHLSPGDIGDYVLLPGDPARSDRVAKYLEDARLVANNREHRTFTGYYKGVKVSVTSTGMGCPSAAIAAEELINIGAKCLIRIGSSAALQEGIKIGDLMISTASMKNEGTSRFYVPDCFPAVPDFDLTRMLIDTAKDMKDDISGSLYYGINASDDAFYGETEEWIGKLSKLGCLNVEMESSALYTVCHRRKVRGAMISAVSGNIVTGDVIYETENTGLAAGWDDEIRVVLEAIYRFEQENR from the coding sequence ATGTCATTAAATAAAGATGAAAAAACTCTTGGTAAAAGACAGTACCACATCCATTTGAGTCCCGGAGATATCGGCGACTATGTTTTGCTTCCTGGCGATCCGGCCCGTTCCGACCGAGTGGCGAAATATCTGGAAGATGCCCGGCTGGTAGCCAATAACCGGGAGCACCGTACCTTTACAGGATACTATAAGGGGGTAAAGGTTTCTGTTACATCAACGGGAATGGGCTGCCCGTCAGCTGCCATTGCAGCGGAAGAGCTGATCAATATCGGAGCAAAATGCTTAATCCGCATTGGCAGCAGCGCAGCCCTGCAGGAAGGGATTAAAATCGGGGATTTGATGATTTCCACCGCTTCCATGAAAAATGAAGGAACCTCCAGATTTTACGTGCCGGATTGTTTCCCTGCGGTCCCGGACTTTGACTTGACAAGAATGTTGATTGACACGGCAAAGGATATGAAAGATGATATTTCCGGCAGTCTCTATTATGGAATCAATGCCAGCGACGATGCGTTTTACGGCGAAACAGAGGAATGGATCGGGAAATTATCTAAGCTTGGCTGCTTAAATGTTGAGATGGAAAGCTCCGCCCTTTATACGGTCTGCCACCGACGGAAGGTAAGAGGGGCCATGATCAGTGCCGTATCCGGCAATATTGTTACAGGCGACGTAATTTATGAAACCGAGAATACAGGTCTGGCAGCAGGCTGGGATGATGAGATTCGGGTTGTTTTAGAGGCGATTTACCGCTTTGAACAGGAGAACCGGTAA
- a CDS encoding ABC transporter ATP-binding protein — translation MEEKKEVLRMENIVKVYSNGVMANKGIHFSVLAGEIHALSGENGAGKSTLMKIIFGEEQPTSGDIYVNGEKTIISSPQSAISLGIGMVHQHFMLVPSLTVAENVILGVEPRKGLLINRKKAHRQVEEMADKFNMQVNPRVKVEDLTVGQKQKVEILKALFRGAKILILDEPTAVLTPQETTELFEELKRLKSNGYTIIFISHKLNEVKELCDRISIIRQGRSMGLYDMKDVTEQDISNLMVGRDVILNIEKKPPEIGDPTIRVKDLSISGENGKTHVNNVSFLLREGEILGIAGVEGNGQSELAEALTGLRKYNTGSIEMCGKEISGCNIKDIRALSVSHIPEDRMTTGVAPALTITENTLSDKISQEKFSKHGIIDKRKIKQYGLDMAKDYQVLCKNPDVRIDSLSGGNIQKAVLARELSSDPKVIIANQPTRGVDVGATEFIRKRLIKMRDNKKSVLLISSDLNEVLGLSDSIIVMHEGQIVAYFPDAGMISELELGKYMLGIEKQSEAEIKEACHGQ, via the coding sequence ATGGAAGAGAAAAAAGAAGTATTGCGGATGGAAAATATTGTTAAAGTATACTCCAATGGCGTAATGGCGAATAAGGGGATCCACTTCTCTGTACTAGCCGGAGAAATCCATGCTTTGTCCGGTGAAAACGGAGCGGGTAAATCCACTTTAATGAAAATCATTTTTGGCGAAGAGCAGCCTACCTCAGGGGATATTTACGTCAATGGCGAAAAAACCATTATTTCTTCTCCTCAATCAGCGATCAGTCTGGGGATCGGAATGGTACACCAGCATTTTATGCTGGTTCCATCGCTCACGGTTGCGGAGAATGTCATTCTGGGCGTTGAACCAAGAAAAGGCTTGCTGATCAACAGGAAGAAAGCCCACAGGCAGGTAGAAGAGATGGCGGATAAATTCAACATGCAGGTGAACCCCAGGGTAAAGGTTGAAGATCTGACCGTTGGCCAAAAACAAAAGGTAGAGATACTGAAAGCATTGTTCCGGGGAGCGAAGATACTGATTTTAGATGAACCAACCGCAGTCCTGACCCCACAGGAAACCACCGAATTATTTGAGGAATTAAAGAGGCTTAAGAGCAATGGCTATACCATAATTTTCATTTCCCATAAGCTGAACGAAGTAAAAGAACTGTGTGACAGGATATCCATCATTCGCCAGGGAAGGTCTATGGGCCTGTATGATATGAAGGATGTAACGGAACAGGACATCTCCAACCTTATGGTGGGAAGGGACGTTATACTGAACATAGAGAAAAAACCGCCGGAGATCGGAGATCCCACCATCCGGGTAAAGGATTTAAGCATTTCCGGTGAGAACGGGAAAACTCATGTAAATAATGTATCTTTTCTTTTAAGAGAAGGGGAGATCCTCGGAATTGCAGGTGTAGAGGGTAACGGCCAGTCCGAGCTGGCGGAAGCTTTGACAGGGCTTCGAAAGTATAATACCGGTTCTATCGAGATGTGCGGCAAGGAGATTTCCGGTTGCAATATTAAAGATATCCGGGCACTTTCTGTTTCCCATATTCCGGAGGACCGCATGACCACCGGCGTGGCCCCTGCGCTGACCATCACGGAAAATACCCTTTCCGATAAAATTTCCCAGGAGAAGTTTTCAAAGCATGGGATCATCGACAAACGAAAGATAAAGCAATACGGGCTTGATATGGCAAAGGATTATCAGGTGCTGTGCAAAAATCCGGATGTCAGGATTGACAGCCTCTCCGGCGGCAATATCCAAAAGGCAGTCCTTGCCCGGGAACTGTCCAGCGATCCCAAGGTCATCATTGCCAACCAGCCTACCAGAGGCGTGGATGTGGGCGCAACTGAATTCATCCGTAAACGGCTGATCAAAATGAGAGACAATAAAAAATCCGTATTGCTCATCAGCTCAGATTTAAATGAAGTGCTGGGATTATCCGACAGCATCATTGTCATGCATGAAGGACAGATTGTGGCGTATTTCCCGGATGCAGGGATGATCAGCGAGCTTGAGCTTGGAAAATATATGCTTGGTATTGAAAAGCAGTCAGAAGCAGAGATAAAGGAGGCTTGTCATGGACAGTAA
- the rfbF gene encoding glucose-1-phosphate cytidylyltransferase, whose product MKVVLLAGGFGSRISEQSHLKPKPMIEIGEKPILWHIMKYYSQYGFHDFVICLGYKQYVVKEFFADYFLHTSDVTFDLANNKMEVHNNYAEPWKVTLVDTGLNTMTGGRIKRIQPYIGNEPFMMTYGDGVCDVDLKGLLKFHQDHGKTATMTTVNIAQLKGVLDIDEGDVVRSFREKDEADNSLINGGFMVLNPEIFSYLKDDTTVFEKEPLQSLAAEGQLMSFHHNGFWQCMDTQREMKKLEDLWQSGQAPWKIWEK is encoded by the coding sequence ATGAAGGTAGTTTTATTAGCGGGAGGTTTTGGCAGCAGGATCAGTGAGCAGAGCCATTTGAAACCAAAGCCGATGATTGAGATCGGGGAAAAGCCTATTTTGTGGCATATCATGAAGTATTATTCCCAATATGGCTTTCACGATTTTGTTATTTGCCTTGGATATAAGCAGTATGTTGTAAAAGAATTTTTTGCAGATTATTTTCTGCATACATCAGATGTGACCTTTGATCTTGCCAATAATAAGATGGAGGTACATAACAATTATGCGGAGCCATGGAAGGTGACCCTGGTGGATACGGGGTTAAATACCATGACCGGCGGACGTATTAAGCGCATCCAGCCTTACATCGGCAATGAACCCTTTATGATGACCTATGGAGACGGAGTATGCGATGTGGATTTGAAGGGTTTATTAAAATTCCATCAGGATCATGGAAAGACTGCTACCATGACTACCGTCAATATCGCCCAGCTAAAAGGGGTTTTGGATATTGACGAAGGCGATGTGGTCCGTTCATTCCGGGAGAAGGACGAAGCGGATAATAGCCTGATCAACGGGGGATTCATGGTCTTAAATCCTGAGATCTTTTCTTATTTAAAGGATGATACCACCGTATTTGAAAAAGAACCATTGCAGAGCCTGGCGGCAGAAGGTCAGCTTATGAGCTTCCATCACAATGGCTTCTGGCAGTGTATGGATACTCAGCGGGAAATGAAGAAGCTGGAAGATTTGTGGCAATCCGGACAGGCGCCATGGAAAATTTGGGAGAAATAA
- a CDS encoding ABC transporter permease, translating into MDSNKRIHLIVDMAKLMIAILVSCGLVTAIVLGTSSEPMNAFFSFFIGPFTSFRRIGNIVEAASPLMFTALAVILIFGAGQFSMIAEGAFFIGTLGAMMVATSVPLPTGIHSAVALLAAAAMGAVVALIPALLKMKWQVSEVVTSLMLNYIVQFFAIYMVSYYFREISSSSLASIAFLDTSLLPVIIGGTRIHAGIILAVILCLLIYFLLFRTTFGMKLRIVGNNPKFANYSGIKVTGIMVASQVIAGALAGMGGGAELLGMYTRFKWTSSPGYGWTGIAVALLARNNPLLVPLAALFMGYLNVGANIMARNSDVSSEVVKIIQGVMILMIAAEALLKKWKQRMIVEAAKAETGMKHPAGIPLCPKSLDGNNERRCSK; encoded by the coding sequence ATGGACAGTAATAAACGGATTCACTTAATCGTTGATATGGCAAAACTGATGATAGCAATTTTGGTGTCCTGCGGTCTTGTCACAGCGATTGTATTAGGAACAAGTTCTGAACCGATGAACGCCTTTTTCAGTTTTTTCATCGGTCCCTTTACCTCCTTCCGCCGCATCGGCAATATAGTGGAGGCAGCTTCCCCGCTAATGTTTACGGCCCTGGCCGTTATCCTGATTTTTGGAGCAGGACAGTTTTCCATGATCGCAGAGGGCGCTTTTTTCATCGGAACCCTTGGTGCAATGATGGTTGCGACCTCTGTTCCCCTTCCGACCGGCATTCATTCCGCGGTGGCATTGCTGGCAGCGGCAGCTATGGGCGCTGTCGTAGCTCTGATTCCTGCGCTGTTAAAAATGAAATGGCAGGTTTCAGAAGTGGTGACCTCACTGATGCTAAACTATATCGTCCAGTTTTTTGCCATCTATATGGTAAGCTACTATTTTCGTGAGATCAGCAGTTCAAGCCTTGCTTCCATTGCATTTCTGGATACTTCCCTGCTGCCGGTAATCATAGGGGGCACCAGGATCCATGCTGGAATTATCCTTGCGGTTATCCTCTGCCTGCTCATTTATTTTCTGCTCTTCCGTACTACCTTTGGAATGAAGTTAAGAATTGTGGGAAACAATCCGAAGTTTGCAAACTATTCGGGGATAAAGGTCACCGGCATCATGGTGGCCTCCCAGGTAATTGCCGGTGCCCTGGCAGGAATGGGCGGAGGCGCGGAACTTTTGGGCATGTATACCCGTTTTAAATGGACCTCGAGTCCGGGATACGGGTGGACCGGAATTGCGGTCGCTTTACTAGCCAGAAACAATCCCCTCCTTGTGCCTCTTGCGGCTCTATTTATGGGGTATCTGAATGTAGGCGCAAACATTATGGCAAGAAACAGTGATGTCAGCAGTGAAGTGGTAAAGATCATCCAGGGGGTCATGATCCTGATGATTGCAGCCGAGGCTTTGCTTAAGAAATGGAAGCAGAGAATGATCGTAGAGGCTGCAAAGGCAGAAACTGGAATGAAACACCCTGCGGGTATACCACTATGTCCAAAAAGCTTGGACGGTAATAATGAAAGGAGATGTAGTAAATGA
- a CDS encoding nucleoside phosphorylase: MQEKKMMHLNITKDQVGQYVFLPGSVERAAKIAAYFDNPVKIAHHREYLTYTGTLAGVPVSVTSTGIGGPSSAIAVEELYECGAHTMMRIGSCASTSPKVKVGDVVIPNGAVRMEGTGIHYLPEEFPAVPDYEMVKELEAAAKKLDIPYNIGVTISKDSFYTEVSPETKPVYYELKNKWEAYEKGGATNSSMECATLFLVAASLDIRMSSVMISATNYKSYSNDDKDYPREWEDRAIQVGIEAMTQIIKKDMADR, encoded by the coding sequence ATGCAGGAAAAAAAGATGATGCATTTGAACATTACCAAAGATCAGGTAGGACAATATGTATTCTTGCCTGGAAGCGTGGAGCGGGCAGCCAAAATAGCAGCCTATTTTGATAATCCCGTTAAAATAGCCCATCACAGAGAGTATCTTACATATACGGGAACCCTGGCAGGAGTGCCTGTTTCCGTCACCAGCACAGGAATCGGAGGACCTTCTTCGGCCATTGCGGTAGAAGAATTGTATGAATGCGGCGCTCACACCATGATGAGGATCGGCTCCTGTGCTTCTACCTCCCCAAAGGTTAAGGTGGGGGATGTTGTCATTCCCAACGGAGCAGTGAGGATGGAGGGAACAGGGATTCATTATCTTCCTGAGGAATTCCCCGCTGTTCCGGACTATGAGATGGTAAAAGAACTGGAAGCTGCGGCAAAAAAGCTAGACATTCCTTATAATATCGGAGTGACTATCTCAAAGGACTCCTTTTACACGGAAGTGTCCCCTGAGACAAAGCCGGTGTATTATGAGTTAAAAAATAAATGGGAAGCTTATGAAAAGGGTGGGGCCACCAATTCCAGCATGGAGTGCGCAACGCTGTTTCTGGTAGCTGCCTCCCTTGACATCAGAATGTCATCTGTCATGATCAGTGCGACCAATTACAAAAGTTATAGCAATGACGATAAGGATTATCCCAGGGAATGGGAAGACAGGGCGATCCAGGTGGGAATAGAAGCAATGACACAGATTATTAAAAAGGACATGGCAGACCGTTAA
- a CDS encoding glycosyltransferase family A protein yields the protein MKPHAFAVCAYKDSPYLEACLRSLLKQSVNSEVIICTSTPSPYIEKMADKYGVPLFVRYGKSNIREDWNFAYNQASARFVTIAHQDDLYRKDYVKKLLECYEKYPDMTLFTGGYTVIRGNQPAVFEKVEFIKRFLRLPLRYRRISHLTWVKKSVLMFGNSICCPACAYNKERLGESLFNSPYQFALDWDTLYQLAGLPGRFISVEKPILYYRVHGEATTKACIADNSRLREEAHMFSKMWPGPVVKVLMHFYRKAYKEYE from the coding sequence ATGAAACCACATGCATTTGCGGTCTGTGCATATAAGGATTCGCCATATCTTGAAGCCTGCCTCCGTTCCCTTTTAAAACAAAGCGTTAATTCGGAGGTTATAATTTGCACATCAACGCCCAGCCCTTACATTGAAAAAATGGCGGACAAGTACGGAGTCCCGCTGTTTGTGCGGTATGGGAAAAGCAATATACGGGAAGACTGGAACTTTGCCTATAACCAGGCTTCTGCCCGTTTTGTTACCATCGCCCACCAGGATGATTTATACCGGAAGGATTATGTGAAGAAACTTCTGGAATGTTATGAAAAATACCCGGATATGACACTGTTTACAGGTGGATATACGGTAATCAGGGGAAACCAGCCCGCTGTTTTTGAAAAAGTGGAGTTTATCAAACGCTTTCTTAGGCTTCCTTTGCGTTACCGGCGTATCAGCCACTTAACCTGGGTCAAAAAAAGCGTTTTGATGTTCGGCAATTCCATCTGCTGTCCTGCGTGTGCATATAATAAGGAAAGATTAGGTGAGTCTCTTTTTAACTCTCCCTATCAGTTTGCATTGGATTGGGATACGCTTTATCAGTTAGCCGGACTGCCGGGACGTTTTATTAGCGTAGAAAAACCGATCCTGTATTACAGGGTTCACGGAGAGGCCACGACAAAGGCCTGTATAGCGGACAACAGCCGTCTCCGGGAAGAAGCCCATATGTTTTCAAAGATGTGGCCGGGTCCGGTTGTAAAGGTGCTGATGCACTTTTACCGTAAGGCTTATAAAGAGTATGAATAA
- the deoC gene encoding deoxyribose-phosphate aldolase gives MDSVEMMGYIDHTRLKATTTWEEIRELCDEAVARHTASVCIPPSYVMRVRNAYEKLNICTVIGFPLGYAAKEAKVAETKQALMEGANEIDMVINLGDVKNGDFDKVKDEITELKKTVGSGRILKVIIETCYLTENEKVELCRCVTEGGADFIKTSTGFGSGGAKPEDIELFKKHIGSNVRIKASGGIKNRTEIEAFIAQGCQRIGTSSAMASE, from the coding sequence ATGGACAGTGTAGAAATGATGGGGTATATCGATCATACCCGGTTAAAGGCGACAACCACCTGGGAGGAAATCAGGGAATTATGCGATGAGGCTGTGGCCCGTCACACGGCATCCGTATGCATTCCGCCTTCTTATGTCATGAGGGTAAGAAACGCTTATGAGAAACTTAATATCTGTACAGTCATTGGATTCCCCCTGGGATATGCAGCAAAGGAAGCAAAAGTGGCTGAAACAAAACAGGCTCTGATGGAAGGAGCCAATGAGATCGACATGGTGATAAACCTGGGGGATGTAAAAAACGGAGATTTTGATAAGGTAAAGGATGAAATCACCGAGCTTAAAAAAACCGTTGGAAGCGGCCGCATATTAAAGGTAATCATAGAAACCTGCTATTTGACTGAGAATGAAAAAGTAGAATTGTGCCGGTGCGTAACAGAGGGAGGTGCTGATTTTATCAAGACCTCTACTGGCTTTGGGTCTGGCGGAGCAAAACCGGAAGACATTGAATTATTTAAAAAGCATATCGGATCAAATGTCAGGATAAAGGCGTCAGGCGGTATAAAAAACAGGACTGAAATAGAAGCATTTATCGCCCAGGGATGCCAGCGCATTGGAACTAGTTCTGCCATGGCTTCTGAATAG